Genomic segment of Pseudothermotoga hypogea DSM 11164 = NBRC 106472:
TCTCCTTGAACAGTTCTTTCGCTTTTTCCTCATCTTTGTAATAACCCGTGGCGAACCTCAGTATGGCGAGCGCTTCATCCACGCCTGCAACCACACAATCTTTCCTCGGGAAGAACTGGTACAGTACCCTTGGATGCCTGTTGTCTTTCTTGAGAACCTCCACGTACCTGACGAAATATATGTCCGAATAGTAGTGGCCCCGAATCCTGTCTATTGGAACCTTGAAAACCTTGGGATCGAGCCTTTTTTTTCTCATCAGATCACCTCGGCACGCAGGACCTCACGCATCAACTTCAGCGCACAGGCATGGAAGCCCTCATCGTAAGAGGCAACGGCGTCCTTCCTCACTATCGTCCTGATGCCTCTGTTTCTCAGCTCTTCCACCGTGAAGAGCACACATATGTGTGTTACGACCCCGCAAACCTCAACTTCGTCTATCCCATAAGACTCGATTATTTCCTCAAAGTTCGTCCCGTAGAAGGCACTGTAACGGGTCTTACGCACAGTTAAATGTTTCTCATAACCTGAAAGGGATTCCTTCAAGGCCTTCACAAGCTCGGCACCGGCGCCGTCCTTAACACAGTGCTTGGGCCAGATCTGGAATTCAGCGTCGTTTTCTTCATGCCAGTCCTGCGTGGTGATGATCGGCAGGCTTTGCTCCCTGTATTTTTTGACCAGGTCCAGAACAGGTGGGAGCACAGACTCCGCACCCGGGAAATACAGTGCCCCACCTGGTTCCACAAAATCTCTCTGCAAATCGATCAACAATAAAGCACGCACGGCACACCACCCGCCTTCGGTGGGACCGTCATCTCACTGGCTTGTCCTTCGTGGCCTCCTCAAACGCGAGCAACCTTTCCCAGCGTCTGTCAACGTAGTTCTGAAGTTCGTTTATTATTTGTTCAGCGTCAGGTCTCTGTAGCAAGAGCCTGAACCTACCCTGTGCTTTGACGAACTCGGCAACCGGTTTGAAGCTCGTGGGTTTTCTGGTGACTCTGTAAACACCCCTCTCAACCTCGTACAAAGGCCAGTATTTGGTTTGAACTGCAAGCTTTGTTATATCAACAGATTTGTTCTCGTCTATTCTCCAGAATCTCACGCACGGGCTCAAAGAGGCTATAAAGGCTGGCCCGTCGAACTGCAAGGCTTTCTCCACTTTGTTTATGAAATCCATGGGTTCTCCAGGAGTAACGGTGGCGGCGTACACATTCTCGTGTGCGGCGACTATCTCAACGATGTTTTTCTTCAACTGAAGTTTACCAGCAACGGCTTTACCAACGGGCGCCGTTGTGGTGTCGGCACCGGGAGGCGTGGATCCTGAACGCTGGTTACCCGTGTTCATGTAACCTTCGTTGTCGTACAGAACGTACAACATTTTGTGTCCTCTTTCCAAAGCTCCAGAGAGTGCCTGCAAACCTATGTCGTACGTACCGCCGTCCCCACCGAAAGCAATGAACGCGTACTTCTTGTCCGAAGGAATCTTTCCGGCCTTCTTCAACGCCCTGTAAGCTGTCTCCACACCACTGATGGTGGCTGCAACGTTCTCGAAAGCGTTGTGTATGTAAGGCACGCTCCACGAGGTGAATGGAAATATGGTGGAGGAAACCTCCATACAACCTGTGGCGAAACCTATGACCGGCTCATAACCCAAAGCTTTAGCGACCATGAGCACAATCTTCACAGTCATCGGTGCGGCGCAACCAGGACACATTCTATGTCCTTGAGTCAAACCTGTTTCTCTATCTGTGAAAACCTCTGCCAGTTTCTTCATTGTCAAAGGCATGTCATCACCTCCTCACTCTCTCAGGCCGAGATACTCTTCTCGGTCGGCAACCAAATCGAGTGCCATGGCCCTCTCGAACGCGTATCTGACGTGCTCCGGCTTGAGGTCTCTTCCTCCAAGACCGTACACGAACGAGCCCATCAACGGCCTCACGGCGACTTCGTAAAGGGCTGACTTCACAGCCTCGTAGAGCGGGGCTTCCGCGCCGAAAGATGCGGCCCTGTCGAGCACCACAACTGCCTTCCGCGCCGTCAGATACCTCTGAATTTCCGGCTTCGGGAAGGGTCTGAACATCCATATCTTCAAGAGTCCAACCTTTTTGCCCTCGCTCCTCATCTCGTCAACAACATCCTTGATCGTTCCGTTGGAAGATCCCAGAGCAACCATGACGTACTCGGCATCTTCCATCCTGTACGGTTCAACGTAATCGTACTTTCGACCGCTGATCTTGTAGAACTCCTCGGCTATCTGTGGAAATACCCTGTAGGCGTGTTTCATTGCCTCTATTTGCTGTCTCTTGTGCTCGAAGTAGTAATCGTACAGGTCCAGTGCACCGTAGGTCACGGGATGGTCGGTGTCAAGTAACGGATAGATGGGTTTCAACTCGCCAACGAATTTCTTGACCACATCATCCGGCAGGACTTCAACGGGCTCCACCCCGTGCGAGATGATGAACCCATCTTGGTTAACCATGACAGGCAGTCTCACGTCGTCGTGCTCGGCGAGACGAACCGCGAGAATCGTCAGATCGTAGACCTCCTGAGCATCCTCACAGAAGAGCTGGATCCAACCCGAATCTCTCACCATCATCGCATCACTGTGATCGCAGTGTATGTTTATGGGTGCACTGAGCGCCCTGTTCACCAGGCCCATAACGATGGGCAGTCTCAAAGAAGAGGCAATATAAACTATCTCGCTCATTAAAGCCAGTCCTTGAGCACTCGTCGCAGTCATTGCCCTTGCGCCAGCAGCAGCGGCTCCAACGACGGCGCTCATCGCTGAATGCTCACTTTCGACGGGTATCATCTCAGTTCGAACTTCGCCGTCGGCAACGTACTTGGCAAAGTATTCCACGATGGGCGTCTGAGGAGTGATCGGGTAGGCCGCAACGACGTCTGGCTCTATCTGCTTCATCGCGTACGCCGCTGCTTCTGCTCCAGTTATAGCCATTAAATTCTTCGTTTCCATCGCTCAGTCCTCCTTTCCTACGAACTCTGTCTCCGGGCGCATCTCGATGGCGGACTTTGGACAGACGTTCGCACACACACCACAGCCCTTGCAGTAAAAATAGTCGATTCCTTTCATTACACCTTTTTCCTGGATGATCGCTTGATCAGGACAATAGAACCAGCAGAACATACAATCTATGCACTTGGATCTATCGTATACGGGTCTCTTGACACGCCAATCACCGGTTCTATACTTTCGTGCAGTTCCTGGTTCCACTATCAAGCCCGCTATAGGCAACTCATGCCATTTTTTCAACTCAGCCACTGCACTGCACCTCCTCGTAGCCGCGTCTGAGCGCCCTGATGTTCGCCTGAATCATTTCTTCTGGAAGCTTCCGTTCGAACATCTCTCTGATCTTCTTCTCCACCACTTCAAGGTTCACCAATCCTGTAACACGTGCGAGCGTGCCGATCATGACCGTGTTGGGAACACCTCTTTTGATTTCCTGCAACGCTATGTCCGTAGCGTTCACAATGCATACTTTTCCGTTGAAATTCGTCTTCTTCCTCACAAAGTCAAAGGAGTGTTTCGTGTTGACTATGAGAACTCCATCTTCCTTTAGCCCTGAAACTATAGTCGGTGAGAGCAGAGTGTCATCGATGACCACAACCACATCGGGATTCTCGACCGAGTAGTGTACCCTGATTTTGCCTTCACTGATCCTGTTGAACGCCCTCATGGGTGCTCCAGATCTTTCTGCACCGTACTCTGGAAAAGCCTGAGCGTACTTACCTTCGTCGAGAACCGTCTCCGCCACCAACTGAGCCGCACTCTTGGCACCCTGGCCAGCCCTTGAATGCCACCTGATTTCGAAATATTTTGTAGGCACCTTATCCCTCCTTCCGGGTTTGAAAAGCTGCGTAGTATCGAAATTCAATCCACGGAAAAACGTCGTCTTCTTGCTCAAGCCTCGCAAGGAACTCTCCATCTATATTATCCTTCACAAGTTGTGTCTCAAGGTCTAAAAAGCGTTTCACATGAGTTTTGATTCTGTTAACTGCGTATTCAACGTTGGTGCCCGTAGTCATGATGAAGGGCCAGTCACTCGATTCAGCCAGGAGCAGTTCTCTCAGCATCTGGTTGAGAACCCTCGTTTTCAGCGGGTCCTTCTCCTCGAAATATGTCTCGGCGAGCCTCTTCATCCTGTCTCTGATCTCGACTAAGTGCAACTGAATCCAGTCGTTTTTACCATTCAACCAGGTATCGAAATAGCCTCCGTTACCCCACGAAGAATCTGCGGGAGTAACGATCTGGAAGCTGTCGAACTTTTCCAGCACCTCGGATGGTGTTGCGAACTTGATCTGTCTGTATCTGGAAGCCTCAACGAAAAAGTTCTCGAGAAATTCAGGACCCTCAAACCACCAATGTCCGAAAAGCTCCGTATCGAACGGTGCCACGATGACGGGAGGCTGATTGAACACGTCAGTCAAGCTATTTATCTGGGAGATTTTCTTGTTCAGAAAATCCAGAGCGTGTTCCTTAGCAGCACTGAGTGCCTCATCACGGTTGTACAACTCTTTTTTTTCGAGTGGTGTTTCCCGCGACGTGACCTTGTGGTACTTTATACCCACGTTCACCCTCACACCGCTCTTGTCTATGTAGGGTTTTATGTAGTCGTAATCCCTATCAAATCCGAGATCCCTGTAGAATTCTCTGTACCTTCCATCGCCCGGATAACCCAAGGTTGCGCTCCACACTTGTTCGCTCGACTCTGGATCCCTGGCAAACGCGAACACACCAGAAGGAGTCATTACGGGTCTGTACACATCGAAGTATGGTCGCTCATCCGCATACCAGAATGCGTGTGAATCAACGAAAAAGAACTCCACACCGTATTTTTTGAGTGTTTCATCGAGACCCGAGTGATAACCACATTCGGCCAGCCATATGCCCTTAGGCTCAAAACCGAAATGGCGTTTGAAGGTCTCCACACCGACTTTGATCTGAGTGTCGACCGCGAACGGTTGATGACGCATCAATGGGAGAAAACCGTGAGTGGCGTTGCAGGTTATCAACTGAACATTACCGAATTCGGCATGTTTCTTGAAACCATTCGCCAAGTTGCCGTTCAGCGAGTCGAGGTAATTCAAACACGCCAGAAACCTTTCTCTGTAGAAACCCGCAAGATCTCTCTCTTGCTGCGTGTTCGCTCTTGCAATTTCTTTCTCACACAGCTCAACGAGTTTCTCAGCATATTTCTTCAGTTTCTCGGTGAGTGTTGTGTTTCTGAACATTTCGAGCAGCGGAGGGCTGAGTGAGATCGTAACCTTGAACGGTACTTTCTTTTCTTGAAGCCGGTCGAACATCATCAGCAACGGCACGTAGGATTCTAAGACCGCTTCCACGTACCATCTCTCTTCCAAATAGAGATCGTGATTCGGATGGTTCACATACGGAAGATGCGTGTGCAACACGAGCAAGAAGTATCCGTTCATCATCTACCACTCTCCACTTGAGACGATATGTGTATTCGTTCAACTGGTTTCAAGGGAGGTTCACCAATCTTCACAGTACGCTTGCCCTTGATGATCCATCTCTGGCGGACAGAAGTTGAAGGTGTGTTCGAGGGGGTGCGTGCAACGTTGGATCTGAGAACGGGAACGAACTTTCCTTCCGCCTTGAAACCGAGTTCAGCAAGGTAATCGGCGTTTGCCATCGGAACGTGGAAATAATAATTCCTCGTCATCGAAAGATGAACGCCCGCTTCGAAGATCCGATGGGCGTTGGTTCCATCGAAGACGATGTAGGTCACGTCGTAGAGCCGCAGCAACACCTCTTTCTGTGCTGAAAGCTTTGAGAGAGTTTCGCTCGAAAGATCCCAGTATACATAAACCAGATTCGGGTTGACCGAGAGCAACACGAGCCTGTCAGAACCGTACGATTGTGGCAGTCCATTTTCACGGATCTCTTGCGGCGGACTGGCTTTTTCTTCCTTTTTTTGAGAAACCAGCGATTTCGCAAAATCTTGAAGGAGTTTGAGGACCTCGCTTTTCTTCATCCGCTTCTTGACCTTCAAGCCCAGTTTCCTCGCAAGAGCCTTGGCTTCCTGAATAGTGGGGTTCTTTGAGAGGAAGACTTCGAGTTCTTCGCAGGTCATGTTCTTGCCCCCTTTTTGAAATTTTCACAAACTATTCTATCATGTTCTCATCTCGTTGTAAAACGGGGAAAAAAGAAAAAAACTCCGCACTTGCGGAGTATAAACGGTCACAATCGTCACATTTTCCAAAAATCACCTAAAATTTTCAAGAAACGTCTATGCCCTTCTCCTTCGCTATTTCCCTCAGTAACTGTGCTTCTTTCATGGAAAGCCGTTCAGGTATCTTCACGTTCACCGTGACGTAGAGGTCTCCGCGTTTCGCAGTTCTCAGAGATGGAGCGCCTTCTCCCCTGAGCCTGAACACCGTGCCAGGTTGTGTACCTGCGGGTATTCTGAGCATCGTAGAGCTTCCGTCTGGCAAATCTATGCGCACCGTTGTTCCAAGGATGGCCTGCAGATAGTCTATCGTGATCTCGGTGTATATGTCGTCATCTTGACGTTTGAATCTTCTGTCCGGTCGCACATGGACGATAACGTAGAGATCACCGTAAGGTCCTCCGTTATATCCCGCATTACCTCCAGCCTCTATCTTGAGTCTGGTCCCATCCATAACACCCGCAGGTATGTTGACTGTCGTTCTGACTTTCTTCTTCAACCTGCCGGTGCCACCACAAATGTGGCATCTCTCTTTGACCACACGCCCAGTTCCACCGCAGGTGGGACACGTTCTCGTGCTCACAAAAACACCAAAGATGCTCCTTCTCTCCTCTCTCAGTATCCCCGAACCGTGACACCTGGGACAAGTTTGATAACCGCTCCCCGGCTCGATCCCATCGCCATGGCAGTGGTCACATACTTCGTACCTGTCGTACTCTATGGGCATTTGTTTACCAAGGAGCGATTCTATGAAATCTATTTCGACCGTTACACTGATGTCCTCACCCGCTCTGCGCCTCGCCGTCCTCTGGGCCTCTTGCGTTGAACCCCTATCGCCAAAGAAAATATCGAAGACATCCCGGCCAAAGAAACTTTCGAAATCTCTGAATATGTCCTCGAACGTGGTGGACGAAGTCTGCTGTGAAAACTCATGTTCTCCAACGTAACCGAACCTGTCGTACATGGCCCGTTTTTGTGGATCGCTCAGGACCTCGTACGCTTCCTGGATCTCCTTGAATTTCTCCTCGGCTTGTTTCTTGTTCTCCGGGTGCAGATCGGGATGCCATTGTTTTATCAACTTCTTGTACGCTTTCTTTATTTCCTCTTCAGACGCGTCCCTCGGAACACCGAGGATCGCGTAGTAATCTTTATACTGTCTGGGCACCGTTGTCACCTCTCGAAGGTTTCACAGCCACCTTGACCTTCGCTGGCTTTAGAACCTTAGAATGATACTTGTATCCGTTTTCAACGACTTCGAGCACGTCGTATTCTTCCTTTTCTTTGGTCTCGATTCTCTCAACGGCTTCATGCTCGAACGGATCGAACTTTTGACCGACCTCTATTTTGAAAAATCCCTCGTTGTTGAGCAGTTTCCAGAGCTTCTTGTAGATCAACTTCATCCCTTTGTAGAAATCCTCAAACGTTGCACCCTGTTCAACAGCATTGAAAGCGCGCTCGAGATCGTCGAGCACGGGGATGAGTTTGGTCAGAAGATACTCGTTTGCATTTTTGAGGATCATTTCTCTGTCCCTGAGCGTGTCCTTCTTGAAATTCTCGAATTCGGCTTTCAGCTGCTTGAGATATTTTGTGAGCTGTTCCTTCTCTTTTGTGAGCTTTTCGATCAGGTCCTCCTCGACCGTTTCAGGTTTATTCTCAACCATCTCGTTGAGTTTTTCGTTCTCAGTCATCTTTCCACCTCCCGTGTGACCACTGTGAAGTACTCCGTCAACCTGCTGGTGACGTAAGTCAGGACGTTCATTATCTCCTCGTACTTGATGATCTTTGACGTCACGACAACTATCTTACCCATTGGCTCATTCTCCTTGCGATAAGAATCAACGAAAATTGAGAACCTTTCCAGTCCCTGCAAACCGTGCTCACTACCTATAAACACTGCGGGGACTTCCTGAACTCTATCCATGAAAGCTTTCAACAATCCGTCGTCAGACAAGAAACGCGAAAGATTCCTTATTTCGTCTATGTTGAACGTCTCACCACTTATGAGAACGTCGAGGCCGAACTTTATCATGCTGTTCCTCAAATCGTCCTTCAACGAACTGATGAGCTGTTCAGACAAATCTATCAGGGACTCGTCCCAGTCACTTTCGAACACTTCGCCCGTGAGGCTGTCGATGCTTCTGCCTTTGAGCAATCTGTTCAGCAGATTTTCAAGCATGGAATGATCCACATCAGTGAAACTCCTGAAAGGTATGAATTTCATGAGACCCAGTTCCGTTACAACGGAAATCAAGTAATGGTTTTTTGTGATCGGCGTCACGATAGCTCTCAGGATCTTCAAACGGCCTGTGTCAGGTTTTTCCAGCACCACGGCTCCTTTCGTCATGCGTGCCAAAGCGATCGCCGCTCCTTCAAGAATTCTTTCCATGTCGCCGTACGTCAGAGGATAGCGCACGTTTATCTGGTGAGACCTCTGCGCGTAGTCTTTGGCGAGCTTCAAGGTTTCGTCCACGTAAAACCTGAAGCCTTTGTCCGTAGGGATTCTCCCAGCAGAGGTATGCGGTTGATAAAGATAACCCAGATACTCCAGCTTTCTCAAATCGTTTCTGACCGTCGCAGCACTGCACGAAAGATTCGACACGTTCAAGACGTGCTCCGAACTCACAGGTTTTTTCGTGATGATGTACTCCCTGACCACGCAGTAAAGGATCTTCTTCTGCCTCTCGTTGACCCGCGCGTCCCGTCTCATATTATCACTCTCGACATTCGAGTGCTAATTTCAGCATAGCACAGTTCGTCGTCCTTGTCAAGACTGCAAGGTGGTATTAGAATCTTCATAGAGGTGATCCAATGCACATTGAAAAAGTGATCGAATCACTGAGACCCATACTCGTCGTAGCCAATTTGGACGGGAACATGAATCATGGGATCAGCGACATTGTGAACAACTCGAGTCAAGTCAGACCGAATTGTCTGTTTGTGTGCCACAGGGGTAGAAAGTTCGACTCACACGAGATAGCACAGGAAATATACAACAAGGGAGCCTCCCTGCTCGTTTCCGAACGACCCCTGAACGGTAGCATCCCCCATTTGATTGTCAGCGACACGCGACTCGCAGAGGCCATGCTGGCGGACGCGTTCTTTGAAAAGCCTTACAAGAAGCTTCTTACCATTGGTGTCACAGGGACCAACGGTAAGACCACGAGTGTTCATCTGTTTCACCATGTGTTGCAGAGTTTTTCGAGTCGTGGCAGTTTGCTCGGAACCGTTCATTATGAAATTCTCGGCGAGCCCAAGTTCCATCATGACAACACGACGCCAGGTGCCATCGAGATCCTCAGGG
This window contains:
- the porD gene encoding pyruvate synthase subunit PorD; this translates as MAELKKWHELPIAGLIVEPGTARKYRTGDWRVKRPVYDRSKCIDCMFCWFYCPDQAIIQEKGVMKGIDYFYCKGCGVCANVCPKSAIEMRPETEFVGKED
- the porA gene encoding pyruvate synthase subunit PorA, with product METKNLMAITGAEAAAYAMKQIEPDVVAAYPITPQTPIVEYFAKYVADGEVRTEMIPVESEHSAMSAVVGAAAAGARAMTATSAQGLALMSEIVYIASSLRLPIVMGLVNRALSAPINIHCDHSDAMMVRDSGWIQLFCEDAQEVYDLTILAVRLAEHDDVRLPVMVNQDGFIISHGVEPVEVLPDDVVKKFVGELKPIYPLLDTDHPVTYGALDLYDYYFEHKRQQIEAMKHAYRVFPQIAEEFYKISGRKYDYVEPYRMEDAEYVMVALGSSNGTIKDVVDEMRSEGKKVGLLKIWMFRPFPKPEIQRYLTARKAVVVLDRAASFGAEAPLYEAVKSALYEVAVRPLMGSFVYGLGGRDLKPEHVRYAFERAMALDLVADREEYLGLRE
- a CDS encoding nucleotide exchange factor GrpE; translation: MTENEKLNEMVENKPETVEEDLIEKLTKEKEQLTKYLKQLKAEFENFKKDTLRDREMILKNANEYLLTKLIPVLDDLERAFNAVEQGATFEDFYKGMKLIYKKLWKLLNNEGFFKIEVGQKFDPFEHEAVERIETKEKEEYDVLEVVENGYKYHSKVLKPAKVKVAVKPSRGDNGAQTV
- a CDS encoding 2-oxoacid:acceptor oxidoreductase family protein, with protein sequence MPTKYFEIRWHSRAGQGAKSAAQLVAETVLDEGKYAQAFPEYGAERSGAPMRAFNRISEGKIRVHYSVENPDVVVVIDDTLLSPTIVSGLKEDGVLIVNTKHSFDFVRKKTNFNGKVCIVNATDIALQEIKRGVPNTVMIGTLARVTGLVNLEVVEKKIREMFERKLPEEMIQANIRALRRGYEEVQCSG
- a CDS encoding glycoside hydrolase family 57 protein, which encodes MNGYFLLVLHTHLPYVNHPNHDLYLEERWYVEAVLESYVPLLMMFDRLQEKKVPFKVTISLSPPLLEMFRNTTLTEKLKKYAEKLVELCEKEIARANTQQERDLAGFYRERFLACLNYLDSLNGNLANGFKKHAEFGNVQLITCNATHGFLPLMRHQPFAVDTQIKVGVETFKRHFGFEPKGIWLAECGYHSGLDETLKKYGVEFFFVDSHAFWYADERPYFDVYRPVMTPSGVFAFARDPESSEQVWSATLGYPGDGRYREFYRDLGFDRDYDYIKPYIDKSGVRVNVGIKYHKVTSRETPLEKKELYNRDEALSAAKEHALDFLNKKISQINSLTDVFNQPPVIVAPFDTELFGHWWFEGPEFLENFFVEASRYRQIKFATPSEVLEKFDSFQIVTPADSSWGNGGYFDTWLNGKNDWIQLHLVEIRDRMKRLAETYFEEKDPLKTRVLNQMLRELLLAESSDWPFIMTTGTNVEYAVNRIKTHVKRFLDLETQLVKDNIDGEFLARLEQEDDVFPWIEFRYYAAFQTRKEG
- a CDS encoding DUF4912 domain-containing protein — encoded protein: MTCEELEVFLSKNPTIQEAKALARKLGLKVKKRMKKSEVLKLLQDFAKSLVSQKKEEKASPPQEIRENGLPQSYGSDRLVLLSVNPNLVYVYWDLSSETLSKLSAQKEVLLRLYDVTYIVFDGTNAHRIFEAGVHLSMTRNYYFHVPMANADYLAELGFKAEGKFVPVLRSNVARTPSNTPSTSVRQRWIIKGKRTVKIGEPPLKPVERIHISSQVESGR
- a CDS encoding thiamine pyrophosphate-dependent enzyme encodes the protein MPLTMKKLAEVFTDRETGLTQGHRMCPGCAAPMTVKIVLMVAKALGYEPVIGFATGCMEVSSTIFPFTSWSVPYIHNAFENVAATISGVETAYRALKKAGKIPSDKKYAFIAFGGDGGTYDIGLQALSGALERGHKMLYVLYDNEGYMNTGNQRSGSTPPGADTTTAPVGKAVAGKLQLKKNIVEIVAAHENVYAATVTPGEPMDFINKVEKALQFDGPAFIASLSPCVRFWRIDENKSVDITKLAVQTKYWPLYEVERGVYRVTRKPTSFKPVAEFVKAQGRFRLLLQRPDAEQIINELQNYVDRRWERLLAFEEATKDKPVR
- the dnaJ gene encoding molecular chaperone DnaJ, whose amino-acid sequence is MPRQYKDYYAILGVPRDASEEEIKKAYKKLIKQWHPDLHPENKKQAEEKFKEIQEAYEVLSDPQKRAMYDRFGYVGEHEFSQQTSSTTFEDIFRDFESFFGRDVFDIFFGDRGSTQEAQRTARRRAGEDISVTVEIDFIESLLGKQMPIEYDRYEVCDHCHGDGIEPGSGYQTCPRCHGSGILREERRSIFGVFVSTRTCPTCGGTGRVVKERCHICGGTGRLKKKVRTTVNIPAGVMDGTRLKIEAGGNAGYNGGPYGDLYVIVHVRPDRRFKRQDDDIYTEITIDYLQAILGTTVRIDLPDGSSTMLRIPAGTQPGTVFRLRGEGAPSLRTAKRGDLYVTVNVKIPERLSMKEAQLLREIAKEKGIDVS
- a CDS encoding cysteine hydrolase family protein, coding for MRALLLIDLQRDFVEPGGALYFPGAESVLPPVLDLVKKYREQSLPIITTQDWHEENDAEFQIWPKHCVKDGAGAELVKALKESLSGYEKHLTVRKTRYSAFYGTNFEEIIESYGIDEVEVCGVVTHICVLFTVEELRNRGIRTIVRKDAVASYDEGFHACALKLMREVLRAEVI
- the hrcA gene encoding heat-inducible transcriptional repressor HrcA; amino-acid sequence: MRRDARVNERQKKILYCVVREYIITKKPVSSEHVLNVSNLSCSAATVRNDLRKLEYLGYLYQPHTSAGRIPTDKGFRFYVDETLKLAKDYAQRSHQINVRYPLTYGDMERILEGAAIALARMTKGAVVLEKPDTGRLKILRAIVTPITKNHYLISVVTELGLMKFIPFRSFTDVDHSMLENLLNRLLKGRSIDSLTGEVFESDWDESLIDLSEQLISSLKDDLRNSMIKFGLDVLISGETFNIDEIRNLSRFLSDDGLLKAFMDRVQEVPAVFIGSEHGLQGLERFSIFVDSYRKENEPMGKIVVVTSKIIKYEEIMNVLTYVTSRLTEYFTVVTREVER